The following proteins come from a genomic window of Coregonus clupeaformis isolate EN_2021a chromosome 2, ASM2061545v1, whole genome shotgun sequence:
- the sting1 gene encoding stimulator of interferon genes protein isoform X2: MERENSEKERGRGRDLLFIISINLCHSWIVSVVLFSRTGTTPNRRKMQQLGGEECLVPQPRGSLPKACAIGLATVVTVAILVLEPECFFRHVAAAILILTVGPSLHGVFLLSEECLHHANTRYRGGRLGQMVTACVGVCTLLGVGLAVLLFVLTKPQPWRDQWSMVILACVLYPLLKTLGVLGPSEVEVSEICEKRKMNVAHGLAWSFHLGYLNLVLPRLEGSIAEFRASNMVGPFETKGSRKLLILLPLNANITHKLEDADTNINFHDNLPNTEIDRAGVRGRVYKHSVYSVLDKDRQVHHCVVEYATPLLTLYKMSQESSAGFGEKDRREQVLLFYRTLQDILDRSLECRNRYRLILLNGRW; encoded by the exons atggagagagagaacagtgagaaaGAACGTGGAAGAGGAAGAGATCTCTTATTTATCATTTCTATTAATCTCTGTCATTCTTGGATTGTCTCTGTTGTTCTGTTTTCTAGAACTGGGACCACTCCAAACAGAAGAAAG ATGCAGCAGTTGGGAGGGGAGGAGTGTCTGGTCCCTCAGCCTCGTGGGAGTCTACCCAAAGCCTGTGCGATAGGATTGGCTACCGTGGTGACGGTGGCTATCTTGGTTTTGGAGCCTGAGTGCTTCTTCAGACACGTTGCTGCAGCGATACTCATCCTGACTGTGGGGCCCTCACTGCACGGAGTGTTTCTTCTCTCAGAGGAATGTCTGCATCATGCAAATACCAG ATACCGTGGTGGGAGGCTGGGTCAGATGGTGAcagcctgtgtgggtgtgtgtacccTCCTGGGTGTGGGGTTGGCTGTGCTGCTGTTTGTCTTGACCAAGCCCCAGCCCTGGAGGGACCAGTGGAGCATGGTTATCCTGGCCTGtgtcctctaccctctactcaaAACCCTGGGAGTACTG GGTCCGTCTGAGGTGGAGGTGTCAGAGATCTGTGAGAAGAGGAAGATGAACGTGGCTCATGGCCTGGCTTGGTCTTTCCACCTGGGCTACCTCAACCTGGTTCTGCCTC GGTTGGAGGGTTCTATCGCAGAGTTCCGTGCTTCAAATATGGTAGGTCCGTTTGAGACCAAGGGTTCCAGAAagctcctcatcctcctccctctcaacGCAAACATCACTCACAAGCTGGAGGATGCGGACACTAACATCAATTTCCATGACAACCTCCCTAACACAGAGATCGACAGGGCAGGTGTCAGGGGGCGTGTCTACAAGCACAGTGTCTACAGCGTATTGGACAAGGACAGACAG gtccATCACTGTGTGGTGGAGTATGCCACCCCTCTGCTGACACTGTATAAGATGTCTCAGGAGAGCAGTGCAGGGTTTGGGGAGAAGGACAGGAGAGAGCAGGTGCTGCTGTTCTACAGGACTCTACAGGACATACTGGACCGTTCACTGGAGTGCAGGAACCGCTACCGACTCATCCTGCTCAACG gccggtggtag
- the sting1 gene encoding stimulator of interferon genes protein isoform X1 — protein MERENSEKERGRGRDLLFIISINLCHSWIVSVVLFSRTGTTPNRRKMQQLGGEECLVPQPRGSLPKACAIGLATVVTVAILVLEPECFFRHVAAAILILTVGPSLHGVFLLSEECLHHANTRYRGGRLGQMVTACVGVCTLLGVGLAVLLFVLTKPQPWRDQWSMVILACVLYPLLKTLGVLGPSEVEVSEICEKRKMNVAHGLAWSFHLGYLNLVLPRLEGSIAEFRASNMVGPFETKGSRKLLILLPLNANITHKLEDADTNINFHDNLPNTEIDRAGVRGRVYKHSVYSVLDKDRQVHHCVVEYATPLLTLYKMSQESSAGFGEKDRREQVLLFYRTLQDILDRSLECRNRYRLILLNDEHEDDPHFLSKAILKNLDQQEKEEFYVPPVIPQPEVGRPSHALPLIDYWHRAEPMSREPTLMISHDMPRTLREPVENSEDLSP, from the exons atggagagagagaacagtgagaaaGAACGTGGAAGAGGAAGAGATCTCTTATTTATCATTTCTATTAATCTCTGTCATTCTTGGATTGTCTCTGTTGTTCTGTTTTCTAGAACTGGGACCACTCCAAACAGAAGAAAG ATGCAGCAGTTGGGAGGGGAGGAGTGTCTGGTCCCTCAGCCTCGTGGGAGTCTACCCAAAGCCTGTGCGATAGGATTGGCTACCGTGGTGACGGTGGCTATCTTGGTTTTGGAGCCTGAGTGCTTCTTCAGACACGTTGCTGCAGCGATACTCATCCTGACTGTGGGGCCCTCACTGCACGGAGTGTTTCTTCTCTCAGAGGAATGTCTGCATCATGCAAATACCAG ATACCGTGGTGGGAGGCTGGGTCAGATGGTGAcagcctgtgtgggtgtgtgtacccTCCTGGGTGTGGGGTTGGCTGTGCTGCTGTTTGTCTTGACCAAGCCCCAGCCCTGGAGGGACCAGTGGAGCATGGTTATCCTGGCCTGtgtcctctaccctctactcaaAACCCTGGGAGTACTG GGTCCGTCTGAGGTGGAGGTGTCAGAGATCTGTGAGAAGAGGAAGATGAACGTGGCTCATGGCCTGGCTTGGTCTTTCCACCTGGGCTACCTCAACCTGGTTCTGCCTC GGTTGGAGGGTTCTATCGCAGAGTTCCGTGCTTCAAATATGGTAGGTCCGTTTGAGACCAAGGGTTCCAGAAagctcctcatcctcctccctctcaacGCAAACATCACTCACAAGCTGGAGGATGCGGACACTAACATCAATTTCCATGACAACCTCCCTAACACAGAGATCGACAGGGCAGGTGTCAGGGGGCGTGTCTACAAGCACAGTGTCTACAGCGTATTGGACAAGGACAGACAG gtccATCACTGTGTGGTGGAGTATGCCACCCCTCTGCTGACACTGTATAAGATGTCTCAGGAGAGCAGTGCAGGGTTTGGGGAGAAGGACAGGAGAGAGCAGGTGCTGCTGTTCTACAGGACTCTACAGGACATACTGGACCGTTCACTGGAGTGCAGGAACCGCTACCGACTCATCCTGCTCAACG ATGAACATGAGGATGACCCTCACTTCCTGTCCAAGGCCATTCTGAAGAACCTGGATCAGCAGGAGAAAGAAGAGTTCTATGTTCCCCCTGTCATCCCTCAGCCTGAGGTGGGCCGCCCATCCCATGCCCTGCCCCTCATAGATTACTGGCACAGAGCTGAGCCAATGAGCAGGGAGCCTACGCTCATGATCAGTCATGACATGCCACGTACGCTCAGGGAACCGGTTGAGAATTCGGAAGACCTTTCTCCGTGA